The following nucleotide sequence is from Nothobranchius furzeri strain GRZ-AD chromosome 11, NfurGRZ-RIMD1, whole genome shotgun sequence.
cagaacctgtgacactgtcaaaatggcggtggtggccacctcccattttggctcaaaaatttataattggagcctatggaaacacaTTGTCCAGTGTATGTCGATGGTGTGAACACTTCACGGCTGCAAAGCAACCCGAATGTGCAGAAGACAAGAGGTCACACAGTGGAGTCAGAACCAGGAAAGGTGGAGTTAGGATGTGAAGAGCTTCACTGTTCGCCCACAGAATCAGGATAACACTTGTCAAGTCTCCCATTTTGGGTTAGAAACAGTTTTAAAACCTGTAAACTATTCTACTTCTTATTCCCGCCGGTTTCCCGAATTATTATTCACCGAAAATGTTCCGGTATTAAGGTCATTCTCGCATGTGGGAAAAATCGGATTTGATGCACTTTtgcttgcagtgtgaacgtagcccaaGACTTACTTTAGTGTCATGATGTGATTACAATTAATTCTGGCCCTCCCAAAAACCTGCACATTTCTGCCATGACATCAATTTCTTACACTGAACATTGTCATATCCTCCTAAGACCCTGTGTCCACATATGAGAATATTGGTTTATTGCACTATATTTTATTCTCTTCAGCTTagacctttattattattatttagagaCAGTTGACACTTTTTTCATTTTCATTCTCTTTTTCTGAAGTTTGTCAAAACTGTTATTTAATTGTTTTCCCCTCAAATTAGCAATCATTACAAAaagataatataatataatataatataatagggATCAGTGTGGGATTATTTCTAATGAACgttactttgtttttgttttaaatctgAAGTACATGAAAACTTCTGTAATACattagaatttattttttaaattgagtCTTTTCATTGTCTACATGAATCAGGCCACATCCAATGACGAAGGGCTGAAAGATGATGAAAAGTCTTCATCCAGAGAGGAAAAGAAAGAAGAATGGAGAGAGAAGGCTGAAGAGGTGTGTCTGCTATGAGTTTTCTTCTGTTTGAGTTCAGTCAACACCTGCTTTTGTGTTTTCCCGTTCCAACGCTCTTAAGAATCAGTTTTTGAATAATGTTTTATGACACTGTGATCTTGTGTTTCTTTTTAAGAACAAAATCAAGAAGCCAAAGACGCTAAATCCTTTCATGCCTCGAGTCAAGGTAATATTCATGACAGTCACGTTATCCCTTCGTATTTGTGACATTTATCCACATCAACCTGATAACAGAAACCAGGAGGACCATGAAAATAATAAATCTTAAACAAACATTAGGTAGAGGAAACAGCCAGTAAATACATTTAATAACCAGTTGCTACTTACATCAGAATGTTAGTGCACGTTTTGTTTTTTCTGCATTCGTACAACATAACATCTTGATGATTTTTTGTAGTGTGTGGAACAGAAACACTGCTTGTGTAAAAAGAGACTGAACATGAAGCTTTGCCAGCATGAAATCCCCTAGCCCTTATGCAGTCTTAGGTTCATTAATATTCCATTAGCAAAAGCTATAGAGTATAGATCTGAAGTAGGGCtgagcaataaatcgaaaatttatcgttatagaaatttctgactcttatcgagatcgtttttcccatgtcaatgaatttgataataaaaaatgaaaagatgtgtgtaggttggcaatgttcatgtTCCTTTAAGAATCTGTTGTACGTAgtgcatgtgacagccccatctagtggacaacttttgcccctgcgcatacctgtagttatagtccatttatcgttatcaaggcgAAATCCATTATATATcgcgatattgattttaggccatattgtccagccctaatcTGAAGACAGTAAAACACAAACGTGATTTAAGTTAAACCTGTAAAATCATTCAGTAGATCCGTCTAACCTGTTTGGAAGCCACAGAGGTAGTTTTCCATTTTAGTTTAGTTCCAGCTGATGTGCCCTGTCATGTACTGATCAGGTGCTTATTTGCATACCTGTAATTCCAAACACATTCTGTCATGAACTAACAGCTCACTCCATCTGCTGAAGATGTTTCTTTCAGGTTTGTTTATCTTTGCAGGCTAAAATCATTCAGAGGCAGGCTCAGGATGGAGCTGCAGGAAAACCATCAGAGGTGAGGAGAATGAAAATCTGTGTATCTCAACAAGGATAGTTCTTTATTCTCTTCTTTCACATTTTTATTGAACTGAACCATCTGTTCCAGAATTTTTGAACTTTTTGTTTATAACGTCTTATTGGGGATCAAAACCTGTTTCAGTCACTCGACTCCTTCCCTCTTCCAACCTCCAACAACCCTTCCACCAGTCCATCTCCTGAGTGTCAGCTCAGCTCCCAGCAGATGCATTTGTTGTTGATGTCGTCTTGTTATGCCTTTATTGATGCCTTTACTAATGAAATCCACCCCCACATGTGTTCATTGGGCCCAAGCTTGCTTCTGTTTTAGCATATCCATTGAGGCAGTTGAATTTTTACTTCTGTAATCACATATTAGTATACAGACAAAATCCATTTTACTCACATTCTGTTTTCTGAGCACAAACTGTTCAAATAGTGAAATTTAAagaggcattatggaagtttgacagccaaaacatgtatagaaataaaaaaatttcttcttcatacattctcctgcgatgccctggtcctgtagaatgagccttggaatttttactgtgattgcctgtttttctgtaaaatcacagaaaagagagctgctctggtcgagcaggctgcttcatgcgcgttcacgctcaggcatagcccgtagcatttgctgtccgtagctttagcagcaaagAGAGAGGCAgttccactttgtcgctgttcctaacacttagtgacaaagctagctacatttctgaggacccttagctactttctgtataactttcttctagatatttcctgcaaattagcaacaaaatagccatttatgCTCCAAACCGTtccttgaacgttgtttcagctgtcatcaaggatataaatgttacagatacaaaagatgtcactggtgctttagctcacctaataAGAAGTCGGAATTTTGTGCAGAAGacgtgggttcgattctggatgtgaacatagtttattttgagtttcttttttacattatggtatatttttttacagtaagatgcccaaatttttgtttgagactcgccgaacggcattgaattcacagataaaaaatatgtgggttcaactttcattttggaacaatttttcaagagcatgcaggagactgacccatcttaaacctttgtaggctgtgctgaagagaaagaaacagaaccaaattatttaattaattagctgcgcgttctcctgtcctctgtcctccgggccacacacacacacacgggactgtctcagctgttattttcgttaaggagtgtgcaagtacagcatgcgcgcttcgtgcacgagcctactattgaagctgccgttacgcttttggcctgagggggcaatcgtgagcataaaaattcaaaacttccGTAAAGCCCCTTTAAGAATTCTCTTAAAATcctgactttttttttaattccCACACACCGTTTCACTTACACTTGTActtttgtggaaataaaaaaatcttgctattctttaaagagcaagtcaccccaaatgaacttatttttgctgataaactaaataaacaagtgtctaatcgtgctgcagacacgtgtcgtcaataatttggcacttcagtgcatcttagttaaaatttaaatattctgcctaaaactggcagtgttgtgccattgtcaggtaaaaactatgcactgtattttaatttaaatctaccaccgctattggctaagaggtatgctatgatgtaaactggtacattatgatctcacaatgctgtcgtgagcctgtgtgtgtgtgtatttgttagcagctctgccttctcggtctgccaggcaacagcatttgttgcatttttcaaacatgaagtgggagtggagttagactctggtaggggttgacttgctccttAAGATTAAGATCATTTAGATTGTCACCAATATTAGCTTTTAGCTACAGTTAAGTCCTGCTTCAGTTCTAAAGAGTTTGAGAAAACTCTTCATGCTTTTATCACATCCCTGTACAAGGGCATTGATCTGGCTTCACTCGTCTGCAGATGATTCAGACTACTGCAGCTTGACCTTTAATGAAACTTCACATCAGTTTTAACTTCCCTTCTCTGGCTCCTAGTTTCTTATAGAATTGATTTTAAGATTTTATTGGTGGTTTTTAAAGCTCTTAATATTGTGGCTCCTTCTTATCTTCTGGACCTTCTCCACCATCACGTTACACCCAAAAGTCAAACAACCAGCAGCTTCTGGCCGCTCCACGTCTATGGAACAGTTGACCATCCCACATCAGATCTACCCAAAGCCTGGAAGttttaaaaaccttttaaaaGCTCACTTTTTCTACGTAGCTGTTAAGTAGTAGAGCCAGACACTTTCTGTTCTTTTggcttttattattattgtgctTTTATTGTCTACTTTTGATGCCCTTGTTTTTATTCCTGTTTGTCTAGTTTTACTATTATCCTTACCTTGGTTATACAGCAATGTGGTGCAGCTGGCTGTTTTTAATTCTCCTAAGGCTGATGATTTGGCACTGATGCAAAATGGCCCTGTCTGCAGCTGGTCAATAGTAAGAGGGTAAGGGTCTTTTATAAATCCACTGACCTAATTTGTTTTTTCTCACCATGAGCCGCCCAGCAGGTCTGTATTTGACCAACTGGAGGATTTTCGTATGGCACCCTCACAGCCTGAAGACAGTCAGGTTGGTCTCTTTGTGTTCTTGCATTGAAATTGTAAACATTTTTGAACAACCATAAAATAAGAAAGTCCATATTTACCTAAATGTGTCTTGCAGGATGTGGAAGATCTCATGGACTGGTGGAACACTGTGGAATGTAAGTTATAATGTTTTTTAAACACTTGCCTTACTCCTTGTAGGTAGCTGACCTAAATGTCTGCTTTTGTTCCTTCTGGGAGGTAGaccccttctgtgtggactaccttccctttctttgtcaccatccgaccacacttctcaagtctAAATGACATTCcgatatcagtgctgtagatGCTAGTGGTGTAGATCAGTGAGTTGAtgtcttatgtttatgtttatgtttatttatttggcagacacttttatccaaagcgacttgcaaTTTATaaactatagggcatgttgtgatctgtgggggaaaccggagtacccggaggaaacccacgcatgcatgaggagaacacacaactccacgcagaaaggccgcagctgagtttcgaacctgcgaccttcacgctgcgaggcaacagtgttaacaactgtgccaccatgcagcccagtcttGCTCGCTCTTGGCGTACGTAACTTTATGTCATCCATATAAAGAAGGTGGCTGATTGTGGTGCCATTCTTGAGTTGGTATCCATAGCAAGTCTTGTTGACAATTTGGCTGAGGGGGTTCAGGCTtatgcagaacagcagtggggacaggGCGTCTCTTTTGTATATGCCACATTTGATGGAGACTTGTCCATCTGGCTTGCAATTTGCCTCAAGGGTGGTTTGCAAAAGCCCCATCAAGTTTGCAACAAAGGCTCTCAGGAGGGTCCTGTTGAAGTTGTACAGCTCCAAGCATTCAATGCTCTATCtatccacatcaccccgcttctcctccagcttcactggctgccagtcaacttcggggttcatttcaagatcctggttctggtctatagggccttacatggacaagcaccatcttacattggtgatcttcttagtccctacacccccagcaggtccctgaggtccagtgaccaaagcctactggttgtgcagcaccaggctaaagaccaaaggtgacagatcatttgctgctgtggcccccagactctggaagtctctccccctgagcctgagattagtggtctcctttaaaaagcagctgaagactcacttgttcaagctggcttttgtatgaccttcttcaccactctctctttattctgctctccccacctattccaccttcctcatgatccacagatttccctctttcctattcacactctctcttcttaacatttttttaatcacaattgcctatttttgctcattttaaatatatttttaaacattttctaaatgcttttttatatttttacattttttgcttttgtgaagcgcctcgtgatttttatcttgatatagaaattatactttcttcttcttcttcttcttcttcttcttcttcttctatgagtGCGGCATTGACTCATAGGCTTTCTTGTTATCAATCCAGGCCGTACACAGGTTGGTGCGTCGGATTTTGCAGTCTTGGGTGACTGTTTGGTCtatcagcagctggtgtttggcTCCGCTGGTATCTCTGCTGATGCCCTTCTTTCCCATGCTCATGTACATTTTTACTTTACGCCGTCTTTACAAAAATAGCATGAGGGGATCTGTATGTTGCCAGGCGCTCATGGAGTGCAGTGAGCTTCTTTAGCCAGTAGGCGTGGATCATGTCAGGCCCTGGTGCTGTCTAGTTTTTCATACCTGAGACTCTTTCTTGGATTTCTGCCACAATGATGGGTACTGGGTTCTGCTCAGGAAGGTTGCTGAGGTCTTCTCTTAGAGAAGCTAGACACTTTGCATTGCTGTTGTGTGATGCCTCTTTTTCCCAAATGCCCATCCAGTATTGTTCAGTCTCCAGTCCAGGGGGTCACCTCCGTTGTTGTTGCCCTGACATTGAGCATACTTTAGCTGGTTGGTTGGAGAAGAGCTGGTTTATTCATCAGGCTTCACTTTCTCTCTTGTACCTCTTAGGAAACTGGCCAAGGATTGGAGCTTTTGAAGTTTTCAGGTGCTTCAGGCATGGGTATTTGGCTGTGGCTACTGATTTTCTCATTGTACTATTCTGGAGCTCTGACAGgctcactgctctctgtgctgcCTTGATTTTGTCCTCCAAACTTCTTTTCTATGGTGGGTATTGTTACTCATGGTTGCTCTTGCTTTTATAGCCAAGCACCTCAAGGATCACTGCTGCTGAAGTGTACATCAGCTTAGTGATGGTGGTTGTTGGAATTGTTGTCAATGCTGCATTCAGATCTTCAATGATGTCTGATGGTATTTCACTCAGCCATTGTAGTTGGCATCGGAGTTGCCTGGTGTTCATTTAAGCCATGATCTTATCTCTGAGATCAGTTGTTGCCTTGTGCAGCATCATTTCATTTATTGGGGCTTTGCACCTAATCTCTGGATGGGGAGTTGACCTTACCTTCCCTCAGACCGTGTGTCCTGGCTCCCCCTAGCTGTAGCATTTGTGTTGTATCTCGTCATTCTAAAGTTCTGATAGCAGTTGCCCTTTGTGGGTGTTTGCACTCTGAGTTACAAGTTGTTTATATTTGAATTAATTTGTTTAAAaaacttattttttttacattgacaGCTTGGGGGGACATGCTTCAAGTTCATGACATGACTGAAAAAGAAGAAGCCAAGTAAGTGAATGTCCAACAGGTGTTAGTGTCCAGTTTTGGTTTCTACAAAAATATCTTCTCTTCATGTTTCATGTTGTatgcagacctgccaacctgtacGCATTTTGCGTAGCCAGTACGCAATTTGACATCTATTTACACTGGTACAACTCGCCCCTCTAAACTACGCAAAAAGCTGGGGATACATGAGTTGAGTTTTGTGTCAAATATGCACGTGTGGTACTCATTTCTGACAACACGACTCAGCGgcgtggtgaagaagtttaagGCAATCATTgtagaaaagcagagaaaaacCAGAGCTAACTATCCTGCCTAGCCAATAGCGTAACACCCCCGCCCCCCTCCTCCCTGCTTCGTCCTGCCCTCTGTTCCTCTCTCCCTCTGGTTCGCCACTCGCTGCTGTTCTGGTAAggtaaactctgtgtgtgtgtgtgtgggtgggtgtgtgggtgcgtgtgtgcgtgcatgcgtgcgtgtgtgggtgtgtattTTTGCCTTTATCCATTGCAGATAGACTTGGCCTGTATATAAGGAGGAATGTGATTACCATTTTTGGTCCTTTTTTTAAACACACCTTGCTgacatttcgtttgcggctgcaaacatcctcagagctgacgctaatggcggcgtcacttccttgtccgtttatccgcgggcagcagaggacacatacacaacagttagaaacagactagtacacccaaaagacaagataccagctggacttaaatgtggagtcatttacgaaatcccatgcaaactctgcaataaaacatacataggagaaaccggacgccaactcaacacacgaacaatagaacatagaaaggagtgcgagaaagaggcaagttgaaaacacacaagagcagcaaaagaagaagcagaaagtacaataaagaaattggccgtaacagatcactgcataagagaaaaccatgtaatggactgggacaacacaaggatcataaacaccgaacaacagaaatacaaaagatggataaaggaagctatagagataaggagacgtggatgtgtgaCCTTGAACAGAGACgaaggagtttactcattggatcgcgcatgggactgcatcatcagagaggggagagcgggcggcagagggcgacaacgtcctctgctgtccgcggataaatggagtaggaagtgacgccgccattagcgtcagctctgaggatgtttgcagccgcaaatgaaacgtcagctaggtaaagaaaaaccttatctgtgtttaaaaaagaaccaaaaatggagtttgaagacaaacacagcaagaacgtacaaaagaggaATGTGGTTATTTATACAGTTCAAACATGCAGCCATTTTTTTTTCGCAGCTCGTTTTGTAACTCATGCTATGGCAGAAGCAGACAGGGAGGGATTGGTTAGCAGACCTGCCAAAAAGAAGAGGGTCCATGTGTCTCAGAAGTttttgtccaaatatcaagaacagTGGCCATGCTTGCAACCCTCTAAACAACCTCACCATGCATTTTGCACAATCTGCAATTATGATGTGGCCATAAGCCACCAGGGAGCTGCAGGTAATTAGTAAATTAGCCCTGGTGATGTGTGCATATGTGCTTTAAGCCAATAATACATTATTGAGAATAGATACACCTATTgcaatttacaaaataaataatgaccattaaatacatatacatgtatttttttattaatttgcatTGAAATAATTAATGCAAGTAACTTGTATAAGCACAAATGTTATATAAGGCAACTTTAgagttttactgtttaatattaaaataaaGGATACTTTGGAGTCAGGTCAAACTGTAAAAATGTCTATAACCTTACTAGTCAAAATACAAACTatgaacaagtgtgtgtgtgtgtgtgtgtgtgtgtgtgtgtgtgtgtgtgtgtataaaatttTCCATCAAGAGAATGGGGAGATGACAGCGTGAAAAGCAATGGAGTTGCAAAAGTCCGCGAAAAAAACACTGCACAAGTGGTACTCAAAATTttttgacaaggttggcaggtctgtgtatgttaccatggagacaaatTCTGTTTTTTGGGAAGTAAAGactcaatttaccagtcgatttatgttcctaccctcgtctacggtcacaagctttgggtagcgactgaaagaacgagattgtggatacaagtggccgaaaagagttttctccgcagggtgtctgggctctcccttagagatagggtgagaggctcagtcatccgggaggggctcagagtagacccgctgcttctccacgtcgagaggagccaattgaggtggctcggacatctggttaggatgcctccatggtgagggaagacccaggacacactggagggactatgtctctcggctggccaggaacaccttgggattcccccagaggaactGGCTCaaatagctggggagagggaagtctgggcctctcggcttaggctactgcccccatgacccgtctccggataagcagaagaatatgaatggatggatggagtaaaGGCAGTTTCACAAATACCCTAAAGGCATCTCAACATTTACAGAAATTCTCTGATCTTCAGTCATATATCAGAACTTGTGCTAATGAGATTCGAGGCATCTTCCCCTCCAGGTTCCAACACAATATCTGATGAAAGGATGTTTATGCCCAGTGATGTTCAGTCAGAGGAGGCAGGGGAGGCACTGCCTCCCTAGTCATTGTGACTAATAAAATACCAATAATTATTTAATATGAAGTCAGTTTATCCAATGACTGGTTTAGTTTTCTGTATGATTTCATCATGCATATATTCAATGAATTTACCTGTTTTGTGACAATACACACACAGAAGTGAGAGGGGAAACAGACGAGCCTGCCTCCTCTCTCTCTGAGCTGCCCTGCACACACTGATTCAGGCAGAGCACATGCACCAACGCCATGAATTAAGTGTGTGCGGTGTGCTGAGCCCCATAGACACCAGTGCAAACTGCTTGTTCACACACATGCAGGGCGGGGTTGGGGAGCCGACTGGCCCGTAAGGGTGAACTAACTTAAATTTGCTCTGACTAAATGGAAGATTTATGGCTCAACACTGAAGGagtttcagtcagaacaggagatATGGGAGGATGATTTTTACAGCTTAGAGGTCATGGAGAAGTCAGGTGTTTGGACGCTATAAACACATAAAGGTAAGATAATACACGAATTTCATGTGTAATATATTACATGAATAATGAATAGATTTAAGTCAAATTAGCTctgataataaatattattttacttGCTAATGTTTTGTTGAATAGTATGAAATGTATTAAATTATAACCAAGAAATTTTAAAACACAATATTTCATTCAAgttcaaaaataaaatacaagctttCGTTTTGGGATCGTATATTTGTGAGTCTGACTCCAGAACAGTCAGTGCCTCCCCAGTCATGAAGCTCACCTCACTGTTTGTCTGCTTTCTGCTTCACTATTCCTGATCCAGTTaatctgttttttgtttttttagggTGTTTGCTGGGACAGCAGAGAAAGTGCAAAAAGGCATTCGTGTTTTCAACGAACTGTTCTCAGAGCGAGCTGAAAGTCTGTGGCAGCACGTGATTGACCTGAACGCCATTGCCGATAGCCTGGACAAGTTCAACAAAAACACAAAGATCGCTCAAATCACCGGTGGTTCCACCAGTGCCATCGGGGGCGTGGCCACCATAACTGGCCTTGCCCTGGCTCCAGTGACCATGGGAACCTCTCTGATCGTGACAGCGGTAGGTTTGGGCATGGCCACAGCTGGCGGTCTAACCTCAGCAGGCGCCGGCATCTCCAACCAGGTCAACAACTCAATGGATCGCAAGAAGGTGGAGAAGATCGTGACAGATTACCAGGAGAAGATCGCTGACCTTAACAAATGCCTGACATTCGTCAAACAGGGGATTGAGAACCTGCGCAGGTTTGACCTAATCAAGATGAAGAAAAACACCTATAACCAGGACTTCCCTGCACTCACTAGCCAATTCTACGAGGACGGAGCCATGGCAGGAAAGGCGATCCTCATCAACGCTAACGAGATCATGCGTGTAGTGCAGATCGCCAATGTGGCGGGCAGCACAGCGGCCAGAGCGGTCCAGATCGCCAGCATGGCCACCGGTGTGCTGACTGGTCTCTTTGTAGGTATGGACATTTACTTTGTGGCTAAAGATTCTAAAGAGCTCAAGAAAGGAGCAAAATCTGAGTTTGCTGCCAAAATTAGGGAGGTGGCCATGCAGCTGCACGAGGGTTTGGTGGAGCTGAACAGCATCCGAGAGGAGCTGCAGTCCACCAGAtctgaaaacaaacagaaaaccacAGATCCAGACACAGAACAGAAAGATAAAAGTGACAAACGTGACAGCTCAGATGAAGATGAAATCCTCCGCATTAAAGAAGCCATCAAAAGCAGAGACTAACTCAAACCTATCAGATTGTTCTAAAGCTTTATATGAAAATTTTAATAGAACTTTTAAGCCCTTTAAAACTTCtgtttaacattttaaaaggCTTGCAGTGTTTAGTTTTCCAGTTAAGTTTGCTTGTCTGAACGTCTTCATCTCAACATTTACACCACAGATCACATCCACATCTCTGAAGATTGTTGCAGCTCTGTGTTGTTTTCACTAATTAAATATACAGGGGTGGGGTTGATGAACCGTTTTGGTTCGGCCTGTTCGGTTCGATCCACTTGCGTACCGCTTTTTCCGTTAAATAATTAATTTTTATTTGCGTAAATTAAGTGCAGCAgataaaagttcctaggcgagtttccacgcggacgctgtattgagtgacgcatgatggctgcacTCGCCTGATCTCAGTTTTAAAAaaagtgatctgcaaattctgatcaatgcTTTTCTGAGCAGAttaaaccagctggctgtcgctgctactgtgaAGCCTGTAAAGCCGCTGAACAGAGCGTTGCTTCGCCCCTCCTTCTCTTCTCTCGCATTGTGCAGCCAcgcagcggcaaaaatgtaaacaaacacgtctgctgaactttttCCTGTGACAAtcgatgtaaagttttcatcctacaacgaAAATCACAGCGtggaggaagctcgttatttaatgagctttaaagaagaaactgggcggtgtgaggtgagtttttaaggctctctgcagaaataaaaacacggattatcaacagtcaaacacaacacttgttTGTTTGACAGTGACATTCATAGCTgcacaaataacctgtgaaataattaaagacatgTTAGATCAGCAGcatgtgatgacacctggttctgctcactataggaaaATAAATAATAGTAATATATCGAAAATTAATCGAATCgagctcttcaaaacactgaaccgaaccgaatacgattttagcataccgttacacccctagtaATTCAGTtttgaaagttttaatttattttgttgtAAATATTTTAAAAGTCTCTTCTCACGAGGATGTGCCTTATTGTGTCCTATGTTTAAGAAATGGTGTCCAAATGTGGTTTTAAACTTTCCCTTGGCTGTCAGAAAAGATTCTGATgtatgtttgttttaatttaaacaGAAGCAGCATTGAGCAGCATGTGAGATATTTTAATATGAGAAAAAGAGGCAAGATTAGGATTAATAACAATCCAGATTAGGCTGTTTCATTTCTTATAGAGTTAGTATTCCAATCAAACATATGATGTTCAGTGGAAGTTATGGAACATAACTGCTACTCTTTTTtagctttaaacatgtttaagcaTCATATTATAAATATCTTCTGACAGTTTAGACACAATTTCTTCTAATAAATCTCATCTTCTAATCAATCCAGTCACTAAACACTTTAAATTTGTATTTTCAAAACTGTATACACCTTTTCTTTCTTTCAACTGGACATTTTCTTCAGAAAACTGTCTTATATTTCCCTTTTGTTCTGTTTTCTCAGCTGTCAGCTGGTCTGTCGTCCCTTAAATAaactttgtatttatttttcttcttggTCAATCTGAGCAAAGAC
It contains:
- the apol1 gene encoding apolipoprotein L1 isoform X5, which translates into the protein MDSLSVNKELPKSNNSLTDSNKAAVSLQNPELSASKESLPDKSSKDHSGMLGGILKKSPQLGHGHRPSQNLSESSSSDENAADSNPDIKEPEGMFKKSPKPDGNKAAFQKDLSAHSDLTKSNESLPNTKESGSWLSAMFTNPFGVRAQPQEDFSAVSKLSGSSENLSEKTKEKGGILSDTLKIKPAKSQLQDGLSVDERSAISNDHTEMPIKSGVAAKILKNPSTTSAQKDPEYTKTLEENKKHLETKTNPVKSNMIQPERRNRSGALLIPTRQPEEETKTSAHDRAQQKTAEEKNDKNPDEMKGTPSEDHAVPVKPPEEATSNDEGLKDDEKSSSREEKKEEWREKAEENKIKKPKTLNPFMPRVKAKIIQRQAQDGAAGKPSEPPSRSVFDQLEDFRMAPSQPEDSQDVEDLMDWWNTVESWGDMLQVHDMTEKEEAKVFAGTAEKVQKGIRVFNELFSERAESLWQHVIDLNAIADSLDKFNKNTKIAQITGGSTSAIGGVATITGLALAPVTMGTSLIVTAVGLGMATAGGLTSAGAGISNQVNNSMDRKKVEKIVTDYQEKIADLNKCLTFVKQGIENLRRFDLIKMKKNTYNQDFPALTSQFYEDGAMAGKAILINANEIMRVVQIANVAGSTAARAVQIASMATGVLTGLFVGMDIYFVAKDSKELKKGAKSEFAAKIREVAMQLHEGLVELNSIREELQSTRSENKQKTTDPDTEQKDKSDKRDSSDEDEILRIKEAIKSRD